The following proteins come from a genomic window of Euwallacea fornicatus isolate EFF26 chromosome 9, ASM4011564v1, whole genome shotgun sequence:
- the insc gene encoding protein inscuteable homolog isoform X2, with protein sequence MSFKRSPSKVWWGSETLEFREVSSSPGSQDSGFSDTEGSPRNSKKDNLPEVNNNHDTPKGIAPTSRTQIAKNIYKDTSNAFTNENLSCNYKEKSTPVKQNIEQRLVKTERRGSPHFLKKFESLTEPAKRQRYVKHSPKVSRNLFTSKYTKECAPNQYSKLTLKTTEEPNEEDEENSHDYSTSSEISGTKSLPLTKNSPRAAPRLGLSAPDVLQTSIASKHELNSSSESELEHIFEDLDGEHTSTPKCLDLEMRHRRRNRGRLQHRVPPIPTDGTNINNSAVLRWLEEARESLEQECTTTLQCKSIAAELAQKVSHLAACSTTILRGLLSHCRCIEMDYKHLNSETNQRQFLIQSLAGSIMDFLRIHCSEVNSKSLKLYDRIKDAKAAEARNPLTELFNEWQVLQNQVLVDEIKKLVGKLEDPISDLDLRATLTGITSVSLRNVDLIAYFVKAEIIPILLILCERCEGSSLRTLILRALSTMCTNASAIRSFEKFSGIQIISDTLEEESKPEPERSEAVGLLAQVTAPWIDDNHSINSLQEYSKRLISSLTKFSASTKCCQNLLLCAAALANLSSLDNKCIKLLVESGSAPILLASIKSRGPFVSVYLLEQVATLMANMAVLDIARKQLILCEAPNALIHFLRSPKRLQHEDAERRLLQKSVIALSRLCSVTEASRQVVDCGGLRRLVELCREKHKRFSSDAVLVAALATLRKIVEACGKDVLDVQDCQELVEPKLLDSFLAYSTQNESYV encoded by the exons atgagtttcaaaCGCAGTCCTAGTAAGGTGTGGTGGGGTAGTGAAACTTTGGAGTTTAGGGAGGTGTCTTCTAGCCCTGGGAGCCAGGATTCTGGGTTTTCCGATACGGAAGGAAGCCCCCGGAATTCCAAAAAGGATAACCTTCCTGAGGTGAACAACAATCACGACACACCAAAGGGCATTGCACCAACCAGCAGGACTCAAAttgccaaaaatatttataaag ATACTTCAAATGCATTCACAAACGAGAATTTGTCCTGCAAttacaaggaaaaatcaaCTCCAGTGAAGCAAAATATTGAGCAGAGGTTGGTAAAAACTGAGAGGAGAGGCTCTCCGCACTTCCTCAAAAAGTTCGAAAGTCTCACTGAGCCTGCCAAAAGGCAGAGATACGTGAAGCATTCGCCGAAAGTGAGCAGGAATCTCTTTACAAGCAAATACACCAAAGAATGCGCCCCTAATCAGTATTCAAAGCTCACACTCAAGACAACCGAAGAACCAAACGAAGAAGACGAAGAAAACAGTCACGATTACAGCACAAGCAGTGAGATATCGGGAACCAAATCTCTGCCATTGACTAAAAATAGCCCTAGGGCGGCGCCCCGATTAGGTTTATCAGCGCCGGACGTTCTTCAGACCTCGATTGCTTCAAAACATGAGTTAAATTCGTCTAGTGAAAGTGAGTTGGAGCATATATTTGAAGATTTGGATGGGGAGCATACTTCCACTCCTAAATGCTTGGATTTGGAAATGAGGCACAGGAGGAGAAATAGAGGGAGGCTACAGCACAG AGTGCCTCCAATTCCCACTGACGGtactaatataaataatagcGCTGTTCTTCGTTGGTTAGAAGAGGCTAGAGAATCTTTGGAGCAGGAATGTACCACCACTCTTCAGTGCAAGTCCATCGCTGCTGAGTTGGCTCAGAAAGTCAGCCATTTGGCAGCATGTTCTACCACCATATTGCGAGGACTTTTGTCCCACTGCAGATGTATTGAAATGGActataaacatttaaatag TGAAACAAACCAAAGACAATTTCTGATCCAAAGCCTGGCGGGCAGTATAATGGACTTCCTGAGAATTCATTGTTCAGAAGTAAATtcgaaatctttgaaactctaCGACCGAATCAAAGATGCTAAAGCAGCAGAGGCTCGCAATCCTTTAACAGAGCTTTTTAATGAATGGCAGGTACTTCAAAATCAAGTTCTTGTTGATGAAATTAAGAAGCTTGTGGGCAAACTCGAAGATCCAATATCAGATTTGGATCTCAGAGCTACGCTCACGGGGATCACTTCTGTTTCTTTGAGAAATGTGGATTTGATTGCCTACTTTGTCAAGGCTGAGATCATTCCAATTTTGTTGATACTTTGTGAGCGGTGTGAGGGATCTTCCCTGAGAACTTTAATCTTGAGAGCTTTGAGTACTATGTGCACCAACGCGTCGGCTATAAGGagctttgaaaaattctcgGGAATTCAAATTATCTCCGATACCCTTGAAGAGGAATCCAAGCCAGAACCTGAAAGAAGTGAGGCTGTAGGTCTCTTGGCCCAAGTAACTGCTCCTTGGATCGACGATAATCATTCA attaaCAGCCTCCAAGAGTACTCAAAACGTCTGATATCCTCACTAACCAAATTCTCTGCATCTACCAAATGCTGCCAGAACCTTCTGCTGTGCGCAGCTGCTCTTGCCAATTTAAGCTCTTTAGACAACAAATGCATAAAACTTTTAGTGGAATCTGGATCAGCCCCTATTCTCCTGGCTTCAATTAAATCCAGAGGCCCCTTTGTAAGTGTTTACTTATTGGAACAAGTAGCAACTTTGATGGCAAACATGGCTGTATTGGATATTGCAAGGAAGCAATTAATTTTGTGCGAA GCTCCAAATGCTCTGATTCACTTCCTTCGTTCCCCCAAACGGCTACAGCACGAAGATGCGGAACGCAGATTACTGCAAAAGAGTGTAATTGCTCTATCTCGACTTTGTTCTGTAACAGAGGCTTCCAGGCAAGTAGTGGATTGTGGAGGCTTGAGGAGACTGGTGGAGCTTTGTAGAGAAAAGCACAAGAGGTTCAGTAGCGACGCTGTTTTGGTTGCAGCTTTG GCTACTTTAAGGAAAATAGTGGAAGCCTGTGGAAAAGATGTTTTGGATGTTCAGGACTGCCAAGAATTGGTGGAGCCCAAGCTCCTGGATTCGTTTCTGGCGTACTCCACGCAAAACGAGAGCTATGTGTAA
- the insc gene encoding protein inscuteable homolog isoform X1 — MSFKRSPSKVWWGSETLEFREVSSSPGSQDSGFSDTEGSPRNSKKDNLPEVNNNHDTPKGIAPTSRTQIAKNIYKDTSNAFTNENLSCNYKEKSTPVKQNIEQRLVKTERRGSPHFLKKFESLTEPAKRQRYVKHSPKVSRNLFTSKYTKECAPNQYSKLTLKTTEEPNEEDEENSHDYSTSSEISGTKSLPLTKNSPRAAPRLGLSAPDVLQTSIASKHELNSSSESELEHIFEDLDGEHTSTPKCLDLEMRHRRRNRGRLQHRYREIPRVPPIPTDGTNINNSAVLRWLEEARESLEQECTTTLQCKSIAAELAQKVSHLAACSTTILRGLLSHCRCIEMDYKHLNSETNQRQFLIQSLAGSIMDFLRIHCSEVNSKSLKLYDRIKDAKAAEARNPLTELFNEWQVLQNQVLVDEIKKLVGKLEDPISDLDLRATLTGITSVSLRNVDLIAYFVKAEIIPILLILCERCEGSSLRTLILRALSTMCTNASAIRSFEKFSGIQIISDTLEEESKPEPERSEAVGLLAQVTAPWIDDNHSINSLQEYSKRLISSLTKFSASTKCCQNLLLCAAALANLSSLDNKCIKLLVESGSAPILLASIKSRGPFVSVYLLEQVATLMANMAVLDIARKQLILCEAPNALIHFLRSPKRLQHEDAERRLLQKSVIALSRLCSVTEASRQVVDCGGLRRLVELCREKHKRFSSDAVLVAALATLRKIVEACGKDVLDVQDCQELVEPKLLDSFLAYSTQNESYV; from the exons atgagtttcaaaCGCAGTCCTAGTAAGGTGTGGTGGGGTAGTGAAACTTTGGAGTTTAGGGAGGTGTCTTCTAGCCCTGGGAGCCAGGATTCTGGGTTTTCCGATACGGAAGGAAGCCCCCGGAATTCCAAAAAGGATAACCTTCCTGAGGTGAACAACAATCACGACACACCAAAGGGCATTGCACCAACCAGCAGGACTCAAAttgccaaaaatatttataaag ATACTTCAAATGCATTCACAAACGAGAATTTGTCCTGCAAttacaaggaaaaatcaaCTCCAGTGAAGCAAAATATTGAGCAGAGGTTGGTAAAAACTGAGAGGAGAGGCTCTCCGCACTTCCTCAAAAAGTTCGAAAGTCTCACTGAGCCTGCCAAAAGGCAGAGATACGTGAAGCATTCGCCGAAAGTGAGCAGGAATCTCTTTACAAGCAAATACACCAAAGAATGCGCCCCTAATCAGTATTCAAAGCTCACACTCAAGACAACCGAAGAACCAAACGAAGAAGACGAAGAAAACAGTCACGATTACAGCACAAGCAGTGAGATATCGGGAACCAAATCTCTGCCATTGACTAAAAATAGCCCTAGGGCGGCGCCCCGATTAGGTTTATCAGCGCCGGACGTTCTTCAGACCTCGATTGCTTCAAAACATGAGTTAAATTCGTCTAGTGAAAGTGAGTTGGAGCATATATTTGAAGATTTGGATGGGGAGCATACTTCCACTCCTAAATGCTTGGATTTGGAAATGAGGCACAGGAGGAGAAATAGAGGGAGGCTACAGCACAGGTATCGAGAAATTCCAAG AGTGCCTCCAATTCCCACTGACGGtactaatataaataatagcGCTGTTCTTCGTTGGTTAGAAGAGGCTAGAGAATCTTTGGAGCAGGAATGTACCACCACTCTTCAGTGCAAGTCCATCGCTGCTGAGTTGGCTCAGAAAGTCAGCCATTTGGCAGCATGTTCTACCACCATATTGCGAGGACTTTTGTCCCACTGCAGATGTATTGAAATGGActataaacatttaaatag TGAAACAAACCAAAGACAATTTCTGATCCAAAGCCTGGCGGGCAGTATAATGGACTTCCTGAGAATTCATTGTTCAGAAGTAAATtcgaaatctttgaaactctaCGACCGAATCAAAGATGCTAAAGCAGCAGAGGCTCGCAATCCTTTAACAGAGCTTTTTAATGAATGGCAGGTACTTCAAAATCAAGTTCTTGTTGATGAAATTAAGAAGCTTGTGGGCAAACTCGAAGATCCAATATCAGATTTGGATCTCAGAGCTACGCTCACGGGGATCACTTCTGTTTCTTTGAGAAATGTGGATTTGATTGCCTACTTTGTCAAGGCTGAGATCATTCCAATTTTGTTGATACTTTGTGAGCGGTGTGAGGGATCTTCCCTGAGAACTTTAATCTTGAGAGCTTTGAGTACTATGTGCACCAACGCGTCGGCTATAAGGagctttgaaaaattctcgGGAATTCAAATTATCTCCGATACCCTTGAAGAGGAATCCAAGCCAGAACCTGAAAGAAGTGAGGCTGTAGGTCTCTTGGCCCAAGTAACTGCTCCTTGGATCGACGATAATCATTCA attaaCAGCCTCCAAGAGTACTCAAAACGTCTGATATCCTCACTAACCAAATTCTCTGCATCTACCAAATGCTGCCAGAACCTTCTGCTGTGCGCAGCTGCTCTTGCCAATTTAAGCTCTTTAGACAACAAATGCATAAAACTTTTAGTGGAATCTGGATCAGCCCCTATTCTCCTGGCTTCAATTAAATCCAGAGGCCCCTTTGTAAGTGTTTACTTATTGGAACAAGTAGCAACTTTGATGGCAAACATGGCTGTATTGGATATTGCAAGGAAGCAATTAATTTTGTGCGAA GCTCCAAATGCTCTGATTCACTTCCTTCGTTCCCCCAAACGGCTACAGCACGAAGATGCGGAACGCAGATTACTGCAAAAGAGTGTAATTGCTCTATCTCGACTTTGTTCTGTAACAGAGGCTTCCAGGCAAGTAGTGGATTGTGGAGGCTTGAGGAGACTGGTGGAGCTTTGTAGAGAAAAGCACAAGAGGTTCAGTAGCGACGCTGTTTTGGTTGCAGCTTTG GCTACTTTAAGGAAAATAGTGGAAGCCTGTGGAAAAGATGTTTTGGATGTTCAGGACTGCCAAGAATTGGTGGAGCCCAAGCTCCTGGATTCGTTTCTGGCGTACTCCACGCAAAACGAGAGCTATGTGTAA
- the LOC136341199 gene encoding myosin light chain kinase, smooth muscle-like isoform X2 has protein sequence MRMLQHPRLIQIYDAFENGKVMCVILELIQGGELFERVIDDDFILTEKACTVFMRQICEGIDFIHKQRILHLDMKPENILCLTKTGNRIKIIDFGLARKFDPDKKLQVLFGTPEFVAPEVVNFDAIGFGTDMWSIGVICYVLLSGLSPFMGSTDVETMANVTISKYDFDDEAFQNISENAKHFIRRLLIKDMSQRMTAEECLQHEWLKKLRQPVQRLNSMDVTKDNLRQFVERWNEHPNSPYVFEVTPHSFDLSFSSSSSGSLVCESPSPCESLASSPEADSVFSSNNNIDSSNNQLFMPPKNLLVPSDHLRRSSDSSCFVKNQDITERINLAQEIRQLSDKLFRLSNIDTGFTTSESETHSKTEPLPIDHPQNPACSIPWRRSSKNKVNINTSRDVPMSCRSIYKKSDDEFLQYCDRRKSSEANGTKDLLLQLLQNWDETKTRNFSRPSTRHGSVSEWTEDDSLGQRTISSLNNFFQSRAANKKITPFHFNKS, from the exons ATGAGAATGCTGCAACATCCCAGACTGATTCAAATATACGACGCctttgaaaatggaaaagtcaTGTGTGTTATATTGGAACT CATTCAAGGAGGAGAATTATTTGAAAGAGTCATAGACGACGACTTTATCCTCACAGAGAAAGCCTGCACGGTCTTCATGAGGCAAATATGCGAAGGCATAGACTTCATCCATAAGCAAAGGATATTGCACCTGGATATGAag CCTGAAAACATCCTCTGTCTGACCAAAACCGGAAACCggataaaaataatagattttgGTCTTGCTAGGAAGTTCGATCCAGACAAGAAACTCCAAGTCTTATTTGGAACCCCAGAATTTGTCGCCCCTGAAGTTGTAAACTTCGACGCCATTGGATTTGGCACTGATATGTGGTCAATAGGGGTGATTTGCTATGTTtt GTTGTCTGGATTGTCTCCTTTTATGGGCAGCACGGACGTGGAAACCATGGCCAATGTCACCATATCAAAGTACGACTTCGACGATGAAGCCTTCCAGAATATTTCGGAGAACGCCAAACACTTTATTAGGAgacttttaattaaagacATGAG CCAAAGAATGACCGCTGAGGAGTGCTTGCAGCACGAGTGGCTGAAAAAGTTGCGCCAACCTGTCCAGAGGCTAAATTCCATGGATGTGACCAAGGACAATTTGCGACAGTTCGTGGAGAGGTGGAACGAACACCCAAACTCGCCTTATGTCTTCGAAGTCACCCCCCATAGTTTCGATTTGAGCTTCAGCTCATCGAGCTCCGGTTCTTTGGTGTGCGAGTCACCTTCGCCTTGTGAAAGCTTGGCTTCAAGCCCTGAGGCCGACAGTGTTTTTTCTAGTAACAACAACATTGACAGCAGCAATAATCAATTATTCATGCCCCCAAAGAATTTGTTGGTGCCCTCGGATCACTTACGAAGGTCCTCTGACTCGTCGTGTTTCGTCAAGAACCAGGACATTACTGAACGTATAAATTTAGCTCAGGAGATCAGGCAACTTTCAGATAAGCTCTTCAGACTCTCAAATATCGATACAGGGTTTACCACCAGTGAATCAGAGACACATTCTAAGACTGAACCTTTGCCCATAGATCACCCTCAAAACCCTGCTTGCAGTATACCTTGGCGCAGGAGCTCAAAGAATAAGGTCAACATTAACACTAGCAGAGATGTGCCTATGAGCTGTCGGagcatttacaaaaaaagtgaTGATGAATTCTTGCAATACTGTGATCGACGGAAGTCCTCGGAGGCCAATGGAACCAAAGATCTTTTGTTACAGCTCTTGCAGAACTGGGACGAGACTAAAACTAGGAATTTTAGCAGACCCTCCACGAGACACGGGTCTGTTTCTGAGTGGACTGAAGATGATTCTTTGGGGCAGAGAACTATTAGTTCATTgaataatttctttcaaaGCAGGgctgcaaacaaaaaaatcaccccTTTTCACTTCAACAAATCTTAG
- the LOC136341199 gene encoding myosin light chain kinase, smooth muscle-like isoform X1, protein MIKVDENDPVGEIELSFPYRDVQIRREIDPKEEYALEEEIGRGKFGIVYKCTEKSSGLALAAKYVSCPKKEDRRNVEREIDIMRMLQHPRLIQIYDAFENGKVMCVILELIQGGELFERVIDDDFILTEKACTVFMRQICEGIDFIHKQRILHLDMKPENILCLTKTGNRIKIIDFGLARKFDPDKKLQVLFGTPEFVAPEVVNFDAIGFGTDMWSIGVICYVLLSGLSPFMGSTDVETMANVTISKYDFDDEAFQNISENAKHFIRRLLIKDMSQRMTAEECLQHEWLKKLRQPVQRLNSMDVTKDNLRQFVERWNEHPNSPYVFEVTPHSFDLSFSSSSSGSLVCESPSPCESLASSPEADSVFSSNNNIDSSNNQLFMPPKNLLVPSDHLRRSSDSSCFVKNQDITERINLAQEIRQLSDKLFRLSNIDTGFTTSESETHSKTEPLPIDHPQNPACSIPWRRSSKNKVNINTSRDVPMSCRSIYKKSDDEFLQYCDRRKSSEANGTKDLLLQLLQNWDETKTRNFSRPSTRHGSVSEWTEDDSLGQRTISSLNNFFQSRAANKKITPFHFNKS, encoded by the exons gGGAAAATTCGGAATCGTCTACAAATGCACGGAAAAATCTTCAGGTCTCGCTTTGGCAGCGAAATATGTTTCATGTCCAAAAAAGGAGGACAGACGCAATGTGGAAAGAGAAATAGACATAATGAGAATGCTGCAACATCCCAGACTGATTCAAATATACGACGCctttgaaaatggaaaagtcaTGTGTGTTATATTGGAACT CATTCAAGGAGGAGAATTATTTGAAAGAGTCATAGACGACGACTTTATCCTCACAGAGAAAGCCTGCACGGTCTTCATGAGGCAAATATGCGAAGGCATAGACTTCATCCATAAGCAAAGGATATTGCACCTGGATATGAag CCTGAAAACATCCTCTGTCTGACCAAAACCGGAAACCggataaaaataatagattttgGTCTTGCTAGGAAGTTCGATCCAGACAAGAAACTCCAAGTCTTATTTGGAACCCCAGAATTTGTCGCCCCTGAAGTTGTAAACTTCGACGCCATTGGATTTGGCACTGATATGTGGTCAATAGGGGTGATTTGCTATGTTtt GTTGTCTGGATTGTCTCCTTTTATGGGCAGCACGGACGTGGAAACCATGGCCAATGTCACCATATCAAAGTACGACTTCGACGATGAAGCCTTCCAGAATATTTCGGAGAACGCCAAACACTTTATTAGGAgacttttaattaaagacATGAG CCAAAGAATGACCGCTGAGGAGTGCTTGCAGCACGAGTGGCTGAAAAAGTTGCGCCAACCTGTCCAGAGGCTAAATTCCATGGATGTGACCAAGGACAATTTGCGACAGTTCGTGGAGAGGTGGAACGAACACCCAAACTCGCCTTATGTCTTCGAAGTCACCCCCCATAGTTTCGATTTGAGCTTCAGCTCATCGAGCTCCGGTTCTTTGGTGTGCGAGTCACCTTCGCCTTGTGAAAGCTTGGCTTCAAGCCCTGAGGCCGACAGTGTTTTTTCTAGTAACAACAACATTGACAGCAGCAATAATCAATTATTCATGCCCCCAAAGAATTTGTTGGTGCCCTCGGATCACTTACGAAGGTCCTCTGACTCGTCGTGTTTCGTCAAGAACCAGGACATTACTGAACGTATAAATTTAGCTCAGGAGATCAGGCAACTTTCAGATAAGCTCTTCAGACTCTCAAATATCGATACAGGGTTTACCACCAGTGAATCAGAGACACATTCTAAGACTGAACCTTTGCCCATAGATCACCCTCAAAACCCTGCTTGCAGTATACCTTGGCGCAGGAGCTCAAAGAATAAGGTCAACATTAACACTAGCAGAGATGTGCCTATGAGCTGTCGGagcatttacaaaaaaagtgaTGATGAATTCTTGCAATACTGTGATCGACGGAAGTCCTCGGAGGCCAATGGAACCAAAGATCTTTTGTTACAGCTCTTGCAGAACTGGGACGAGACTAAAACTAGGAATTTTAGCAGACCCTCCACGAGACACGGGTCTGTTTCTGAGTGGACTGAAGATGATTCTTTGGGGCAGAGAACTATTAGTTCATTgaataatttctttcaaaGCAGGgctgcaaacaaaaaaatcaccccTTTTCACTTCAACAAATCTTAG